In Amblyomma americanum isolate KBUSLIRL-KWMA chromosome 8, ASM5285725v1, whole genome shotgun sequence, the DNA window CCAAGGAGGCCCCCACGTACGCGCAAGAATGCAGCACAACTTGCAGACAGGTTGCGCGCGCGGACCGggcaagtgacaaaaaaaaacaacaaaaaaactcgTCTGACACGTTTTAATGGCAACAGGTATGTTGACCGCGTGCACGACCACAGGATTTTGAGCACATTACGATCGCACAACACTTATGACACACGATTCGGCCGATTCAAAGTGCAAAGTGAGATCGGGGTCGGTGCACAGCAGGACTTTCCACTTGCAGGTGTTTCGTGTCGCGCGCGCAGCGTACGCCTTCAGCACCCCGAAATGTCATTTTGAGATGTCAAGCGCGCGCTCCCCACATGCCCGCAGAAGCGGTAATTACGAAGCGGCGTTTTCGACGTCACCGCAGGTTCAAAGCCCCGCGAAATCGGTGACGATCGAAGCAAACTATTATGCAAGATCTGTTACCTGTATTAAACCGCCCGTCTGGAATGCGGTGAAGATGAACATGAAGGCGAAACCCAAGAGGATGACGTTGAACATCCGCACGTTCATCGTGGCAGGTGTTTAGTCTGAACAGTGCTTCAACGAACTCCAGCGGCGGTGACCGGGTGCGCTTGACCCGAGCGAAGGCAGCTATCAACACGGGAGATGCTCCGCAAACTGATGATCAGGTCGTCGAAGCACAGCGGGCAGTCTTTGCTCGCAGGGCATGCCTCCCTAAATGCGGTCGAACGCCTCCAGTCACGATAACACATGCACGCTCGCAGCCGCAGCGCCCTGACAAGCTCCCGCCTCCCTGCTGGCTTGCAACAACTCTGACGCCACTCGGAGCGCAGAGCGCACTCttgctgtgctgttttgttttgACTTAAGTTTCGTTTTGTACTTTTGTCTTGGCTATGTACTTggcttgctttttcttttttttaaaggactAGATTTTAAAATATTTTCGCTGTATGcggtaaaacaaaaaaataaaactcttatttaataaaaaaataatatttgTTTTTGCAAAGCGGTGTGAGCATGGCTGTGAGTCATCATGCTCGCGTCGGCTTCGTTCTGGCTTTGACACGGGTGACACAGCCAGCTAGCCATTGATTTGTGCGCTTTGGCCTGCGGTGTCCGTCGTTCCATCGCTTCGTAAGCAGCAGCTGACAGCATTTTCCCCCTGATCCCTTGACGGTTTGACGGTCCGGGTGACCGGATAACCGTCACCATGGTGAGCAACACCGAAGCTACCGCGACCCAAAACCAGACGGACGGCGCGACGAAGGAGGATGACGAGAGGCAGAATATCTGGTCGTCTATCCTCAAGCAAGTGCAGGCGAGCCTGCCCAACAAGCTGCCGTCGCACAAACTGCTGCTCGTGTTGGGCGACAACGAATCCGGCAAGACGACCCTTATCGCCAAGATACAGGGCAACGACGACCCGAAAAAGGGCTCGGGCCTCGAATACCACTACCTTTACGTACGCGACGAGTACCGCGAAGATCAGACGCGACTGGGCGTGTGGGTTCTCGACGGGGACCCCTGGCACCGCAACCTTCTCAAGTTTGTGCTCACTGAGGAGACGATTGAGAACACGACCGTGCTGCTGACGGCGTCGATGACGACGCCCTGGACCCTGCTCGACTCGCTGCAGAGTTGGGCCACTCTGCTGGAGGAGCACCTGACCAGGCTGCGCCTTCCGCCCAGCACAGTCGAGAAGAACAGACTGCGGGTCCTTCGGCGCTTCCAGGACTACATCGAGCCCGGAGACGAGATCGAAGGGGTGAGTTCGCCGCTTAGGAGGACCTCCGTCACCGTCGGCGACGACAGCGCGGTGGACGCCGGTCTGCCGCTGGGCGACGACACGCTCACCAACAACCTGGGCCTGGATGTCATCGTGGTCATCACCAAGACCGACTACATGAGCACGCTGGAGAAGAACTACGACTTCAAGGACGAGCACTTCGACTTCATCCAGCAGGCGGTGCGCAAGTTCTGCCTGCGCTACGGCGCCGCGCTCTTCTACACCTCGGTGAAGGAGGACAAGAACTGTGACCTGCTCTACAAGTACCTCGTGCACCGCATCTACGGCTTCCCCTTCAAGACTCCCGCGCTCGTGGTCGAGAAGGACGGCGTGTTCATCCCCTCGGGCTGGGACAACGACAAGAAGATCGCCATCCTCTACGAGAACATCACGTCGGCGTCGCCGGACGACCCCTACTCGGAGGTGATCACGAAGCCCATGACCCGCAAGCCACTCCAGCGGGAGCCCGAGGTCCTGGCCGAGGTCGACCAG includes these proteins:
- the Dlic gene encoding dynein light intermediate chain, yielding MVSNTEATATQNQTDGATKEDDERQNIWSSILKQVQASLPNKLPSHKLLLVLGDNESGKTTLIAKIQGNDDPKKGSGLEYHYLYVRDEYREDQTRLGVWVLDGDPWHRNLLKFVLTEETIENTTVLLTASMTTPWTLLDSLQSWATLLEEHLTRLRLPPSTVEKNRLRVLRRFQDYIEPGDEIEGVSSPLRRTSVTVGDDSAVDAGLPLGDDTLTNNLGLDVIVVITKTDYMSTLEKNYDFKDEHFDFIQQAVRKFCLRYGAALFYTSVKEDKNCDLLYKYLVHRIYGFPFKTPALVVEKDGVFIPSGWDNDKKIAILYENITSASPDDPYSEVITKPMTRKPLQREPEVLAEVDQAFLARQLALLNQQAPSPGRATDAAAARTPVGVQKSAERRLPGSHGVPSPGKKETEFAKLSQADGAKGGNEGVLQNFFNSLLNRKTGPGSTPIRTADKSLMRNDAAAELERMTRSIAKSKGLGPAAAASPAAPAPATPTDEAPPSNNSFSS